One Ornithinicoccus hortensis genomic window, AGGCGGTGTAGGCGTAGTCCTGCAGGTCCGCACCGACCTTGTCGACGGCGGCCTGCTGGTCCGAGCACAGCTTCTCGTAGGAGCCGGTGGAGATGATCAGCGGCTCGAACATGAACCAGAAGGTGTTCTCGGTCGGCGAGGTGAAGGACTTCACCTGCTCCTGCAGGTTGTAGGAGGCGAACGAGCCGGTCGAGGTGACGGCGGCGTCCAGGACCCCGGTCTGCATCGCGGTGTAGATCTCGTTGCTGGGCAGGCTGGAAATGCCCGCGCCCGCGTCCTCGAGCATGAACTCCACATAGGAGCCGGCGGCCCGCATCGTCATGCCGGGCTCGACGTCGGAGGGGCTCACGATCGGGTCGGTCTTGGACCCGATCGCGCCGGCGTTCCACACCCAGGTGAGCAGGTGGGCGCCGTTCTCCTCCATGTTGGCCACCAGCGCGTCGCCGATCGGGCTGCCCTCCCAGGACTGCGCCTGCGCGTGGTTGCGCACCAGGCCGGGCATCAGCGTGACGCTCCACTCCGGCACCCGGCCGGAGGCGTAGTCCAGCGGGAAGACCGACATGTCGATCGAGCCGTTCATCATCGCGTCGTACTGCTCGGTGGACTTGGACAGCGTGCTGTTCGGGAAGACCTGGACCTTGACCTGTCCGTCGGTCTCCTCCTCCACCCCCTCGGCGAACTTCTGGGCGATCAGGGACCGGAAGTCCCCGTCCTCACCCGTTGCCTCGGGCCACTGGTGCGACAGCCGCAGCGTCACGTCCTCGCAGTCGCCGCCAGCCGTGCTGCCGCTGTCGTCGCCACCGCCACCGCCGCATGCTGCGAGCACCAGGCTCGAGCCGAGGGCCAGGGCCACCAGGGGCGAGATTGGGTTCCTCATTGATCCGTCCTCCCTCGAGGGACTACTCCGTCCCAGGGCGCCAGTGGCCTATCCACTAGTCCTCGCTGGACAGTAGCCACGGTCACAGCGCAGGTCAAGAAACAACACACACGTATGCCGATCCGTTGCGAAGCCGTGATCCTCCGGTCACCGCCCGGTCGGCAGGCCCAACCGCCGGTACCGGGTCCGACGGTCGGCGAAACGCTGCTCGGGGTCCTGCGCGAGCACCTCGAACAGGGTGGCCCGGAGCACGGCTCCCATGCGGAGGCAGAACTGCTCGGGCTCCTCCGCGGCGTCCGGCAGCTCGGGCACGACGTGGTCCACCACGCCCTGCCGGAGCAGGTCGAGCGAGCGGACCTGCTGGGCCGCAGCCAGTTCCGGGGCGTGCGAGGTGTTGCCGTGCAGGATCACGCTGGCGCCCTCCGGCGGCAGGGGGGACAGCCACCCGTGCTGGGCGGCGATCACCCGGTCGGCGGGGATCAGCGCCAGTGCGCCACCACCGGTCCCCTGCCCGAGCAGTACCGAGATGGTGGGTGCCGGCAGCGAGCTGAGGTCGGCCAGGCACCGCGCGATCTCCATCGCCATCCCCCGCTCCTCGGCGTCCTGGCTGAGGGCTGCGCCCGGCGTGTCGATCACGGTGACCAGCGGCAGGTCCAACTCGGCCGCCAGCCGCATCCCGCGCCGCGCCTCCCGGAGCGCACCCGGGCCCATCGGCTGCTCGTCGGTCTGCCCCCGGCGGTCCTGTCCGAGCAGGACGCAGGGCGCCCCGCCGAAGGTGGCCAGGCACAGGATCACCCCCGGATCCACCTCGCCGTCGCCGGTCCCGCTGAGCGGGACCACGTTCTCGGCCGCCATCCGCAGCAGCCTG contains:
- the dctP gene encoding TRAP transporter substrate-binding protein DctP, with the protein product MRNPISPLVALALGSSLVLAACGGGGGDDSGSTAGGDCEDVTLRLSHQWPEATGEDGDFRSLIAQKFAEGVEEETDGQVKVQVFPNSTLSKSTEQYDAMMNGSIDMSVFPLDYASGRVPEWSVTLMPGLVRNHAQAQSWEGSPIGDALVANMEENGAHLLTWVWNAGAIGSKTDPIVSPSDVEPGMTMRAAGSYVEFMLEDAGAGISSLPSNEIYTAMQTGVLDAAVTSTGSFASYNLQEQVKSFTSPTENTFWFMFEPLIISTGSYEKLCSDQQAAVDKVGADLQDYAYTASEEDDARVEKIFADAGVEVVQMDDAAFDEWLELAQKQWDAYAADVEGGAELLELAQEQHD